The sequence AAATTGAGCTGGCTCAAATGGCTTATCCTAGttcaacaaaatttgaaatacgACTTCGAAGTAAATTGTACTAAATAACTATTTTGTAGCCCCTAATTAATTCATACCAATCATGTAGGGTATACGAAATTAAGATAAGCCAAAGGCAATACAAAAAGAAGATATTAATCAAGCTCAGTACACAATACAATAAACCTCCATAGTTTATTGTTATAGATAGATACCTTCACCAATTCCCTGTTTCCACAAATGCACCGATCAAGCATAACTTTCTGAATGCAATCTGCAATAACTTTTTTCTTGAACATCTTTACAGTAGGGACTATAAATGAGCCATATGTCAATGACTTTGTGATCCTGAGGAAGTTCAATTGACTCAGAATCTCTTGACCGAGTAACTGTGGAtagcaacaaataaaaaaaaatcttataaaatcAGTGTAAAAGATTCTCTAGATTACAACAGAGCATTCCTATGCAGCAAAAGAAAAGGGCAATACATTCTTGAATCAGAGACTTGAATTGAAGCCTCTGTGCTATCTATAAGTGACAAcacctttcctttgatttttcTGTGTTGTAATGCTTGAGAATTTGATATACCAACAAATTTTAACCGCTCACGAATCTGCAAGATTATTCTCCAAACATTTACTAGTGTCGCTGATAGCAGCAGATACGGCATCAATTGTTCTGACACACAATAATGCAATGTTGATAACCTTGAGGGGAATTGAAAGAAACAACTATTTACTATTAGATATAGCTATTGAAAAAGCTTCACCCATATTTGAGGATAGTGCAAATCACACTGAGTCCCAGTCGATCTTTATGGCTTATCATGAAATGAAATAATCAACTAATAAATGAAAAGCAATCACATCCAACTTCAACTCCAACTCAACTATTATGTATGtgaattttcttgtttttccaaTACCAAAGAATAGACTCCATATTTCattggcaaccaaacaaagcctgATGCACTCTTTGTCTTTGATGGCTGTAAATTTAAAGCAAACAACACAATAAGTTTCTGAATCTTGTACTTACTAGATTTTTCCTCTGTTTTAATTCCAAGTGTCAATGACAATACAGCAGCTATGATCAAGATGATAAGGTTTAAAACTTGCCAGGCTTCCCAAAGGAACCTCTGCAGGAAAATAATGGAGCatggaaataaataaagaaaaaggaaaagaaaaccaaaagaaaatgacaGAATTTAAGTTTACATTaactcaaagaaaaagaaaacccatactgaaaaattttctttattcctccttgctatttcttttattttacaatgtCTATCGCTTTGTGCTTGCCTCATTTATATGCATTGGTGACCTTAACCCAAGCAGGAATATAGCAGTTGGTTCTTTATTTGCTAGCTACAACTAAAGAAATGTTTTAAATAgctataaaaatttatattcctTTGTATAGTTTATTTAAGATTGTATCATTCCCCTAGGATGCAATAAATAGGCAAAAACTTGTTTTAAGTTGAAGTGATTACAGACCAGCTAAAACTATTGAACAATTAAGTACAAATTCtctaaaaatagaaaggaaactaccaaaaagtgcaaaatACTACAAGCCATAAAACATTGACAATGGCGTGGGCAAAATACAAGAATGATGCTTTAGGATGTAGGGGAAAGGCAATGTAGGAAActattgaaagagagagaactgaCGTGTATGAATACTTTATTTGTACATTGCTGTGTGTGTATTTCTGTACATAGATGGACAATATAAATAGGCCCAATGCTAGTTGACTAGAGGGGACAAAGGACCCTTGATTGAGACTAAAATCAAGGACTTCCAGTGACTTTAACATAAAGCTTGATGCAAAATGCCTAATTAGCTAGCTAACAAATAACAATGCCACTAACCTATTGATGGATTCCTTACACTCTGATTTTAGGAACTTATTACACTCTGATTTTAGGAACTTACTACTCCAATGTGCTAATGTATTTAGGAAAGTTAACCAATGTGCTAATGCATTGGATAAATTGGGCTCTTACCCTCCACCATTTTTTATGGGGTAGGTGCCTTTGAGCTAAAACTCATTATTGGCGATCATGATTTGGTCATTATTATCCATTGAATAGGTAACTACTGCAATATGGATGAAACATGTTATCAAGGGGCACTTTCATTTCATCGCAACAAAAATGGATGGTTGGAGCTTCGTCATCCATTCAATGTCAGTTGCATTAGAGAACACAAGAAATGCAAATATGTCAAATATTACAGTGAACTGTTATGTAAAAAACTTCCATTTCTACCACTTTTTCCTATATAACCAAGAAGGCATACAATGATGTGATGTGGGGGAAAGGTAAAGGGGACACcaataaagaaaacaatgtcACAGGAAAATCCTTTCCAATAATCACTCATAACCAAATCTTGACCTCATAATTTATACCAGTTATAatatacaacaaaaattcaaatggtGCCCATGAATATTATCTCATGACTTAACATGCAGCTTATACTTCACAAAGCagttataatatattacaaaaaagttatttaagGTCAAATTTTCCCTACATTGTTCCcaaagaagaaacaaattaaaGTATACCTTGTTGTTCTTCTCccctttcttctcttcttagagttttatttgtcaAGAAACTCACTTTATCATCAAGGAAGGTACTTCATTAGCCTCTAATTTTGCCTAGGACTTACTCCTTGAAGGGAAATTTCTAAATCAATTCAAATAGCTTAGTCTAATGGCTCCTTTTTCCCTTCATTGACCTCTAGCAAATTAAGCTCATACAATGTCTAAAGCCATATTCCAAATAAAGATTAGTTTGAAACCAAAAACCAGCCAACATTGGTGAAACCAAAACCTCTGGGACATGGTCCCATAAACACACTAGGGAATGTAATCCCAAAAAATTCGTACAATTCccgattttataaaattaaaaaaaaaaaaaaaaaaatagtcatgGTTTCACTACAATATTTCACAAAGAAACTATAAAATCAAAGTAATTTATTATGAATGCAATGGctacagttaaaaaaaattaaaaaattaaaacagtgAGGAACAAAATAGGAACCTAAAAGCTTGAATACTAAGTTGTAAGCTCTAATAAGCATTTTTAGCTCCAAGTCTGCAACTATACAGCTACATTAGCTTTAGctgcaagattttttttttatttttaattttcggTTAATTCCATATCTATGAATAATTAAGCAGATAACCTATTTTCCTTCATTTGCCTAAATTTTCTCacaaatcaaagagagaaaaactgcaaaatattaaataaataaataataaaaagaaatacaagGCAGAGCATTCATGGAGGGTAATAAGAACGTATTCTGGAGCTTCTTGTCCATATATTTGTttgcaaaaacaacaaaaattcaaaaacaaattagaatCTAGTTtgtaaaaacaatgaaattgaaattgaaaccctagaaaaaattgcagatgagagagagaatgagaaattacTTCTTCAGATCTGGAGGCTGGCCCGATTTGCTCATGTTGAAGACTTTGAGAGAGTGAGTTAGAAAGAGACAGTGAGATTCTGCAAAACCCTAAGAATTCAACAACAATACTAAAAATATGAGCTCCAAAACTCACCTATATAGCTCTTTGCTTTTCGCTCTTTGGTAATTTGCTCTTGATTATGTGAGAGAGGgcgtgagaaagagagagctatCGTATAAAACTTTGATATAAGCTTCgtgttctttattttaaacattttcaccaatatttcatttatattttctacGTTCATCAAACTGTTgataacattttattaattttttcccaCATTCATCAAACCGGTGATAAAACATTTCATTTATCTTTTCCACATTCATCCAACCCATAGATAAaacatttcagttttttttttttttttttttttctgcattcATCCAActgttaataaaaaatttccctatttatgtttcttttttgtttaacacttatttcAACAGTAATGCTAAATGCAGAAATAAGTATGTGAATTTCCTTCCTTTACTCAACAGTTGAATATAACGGtagaaaattaaaacttttatcAACATTTCCTAGTGACTGTGGATAAAAGCATGCtgaaaaaactcaagtttgttGTAATGCCACCATCCTCCAAGTCTCCATAACATGGGTCGTGCAATATTTAACCTAGCAGTAATTGATTATAAGACTCCGCCCCTGCCGGAGGATTAGCTAAGGAAAGTTTTCAAGAAATACAACACCAGTAATGACAATCTGCTGAGCAAGGAAGAGCTAAAGAAAGCCTTTGAATACCTGGGCTCAATTATCCCTGGCTTTCGTGCCAACCACGGCCTCCACCATGCTGATGCCAATAAAGACAGATACGTCAACAAGGGGGAGATGGATGAACTTGTCAAATACGCTGTGCGGGTCGGATTTGGCATTAAGGCGTAGAAATCCTTAATTACGTACTTAACAATGTACTACGTACTACgtactaattaattaatatgtgTGCTCTGTGCTTGCAAGCTCCAGCTTCTTCAATGATGTAGAATCGAGAAGAAGCTAGACATTCCGCGATGTTTCCTCtctatatataagtttatatgaGGAGGCAATGCGGTTGTGTTGGTTTCCtgttttacttttcttttcctttcttttcatgCCTGTTTTTCCTTGGTAGCTATGTAGTACCAAAGCGATAATAACAAGGAATATTGTCTGCTCACTATGCTTACATGGTGGAAGCAGAATTTATATGGATCTACTTGAAATCGAATACACTTGTAGAATCTGTAATAAGTACCATTATCGCTCCCAATACTATAGTGTACTCATAATAGTCAATCCCATGATTACGTTTTGAAGACATTATAGCTTGATTTCTTCCATGTTTCTTCTTGACTCAGTCAATACAAAAGCAAATTAGCTAGgcaaagtttagctataaaattagttatagtCTAGAGTTACAACTTcctttaaacaaaattaatattattacatattttgaaaatataaccgttggattatatgttttttatactcttaatacatatgtcaaatttcgtgtccatcaaatattatttacaaatgttatgaataccaTTTTGGATCCCGTTTCGGTTTGTCcaatgaaacaaaatattttggttCCGCCTATTTCAGCGTATTGTTTCAaggttgtttaaaaaaaaactatatacatatatatatatatatatatatattcttatacaacataaaattatcaattcaaaaaaGTGAATTactaaatatcaaatattaaaaatcatttaattttaaacCTTAACATCAATATCACATCCCAATATTTATAACAAGTCATTACTTACACAatagtaattaataaaataatcccatcaaaataattaaataaaataataattttactaaTTGCTATTAATATAgtgatttaaaaagaaaatcttaataAAGGGGATtagatttcttattttttaaagattcaTATTTGagttattttgtaaataaatgagtatttttttgcaaaattttgtaaataaatgaatatttgggGAATTTGGGATAATTATAATCATGATTCATGAAGCTCTTAGGAAGCTCCACTCCCACCTACTTCCACGTGCATTGAGTCATTTTCCCTTAATAGATAGAGCCCATTTGGGATAAGCTACAAGTTTCagctaatttgaatttttggctTTATTTTTGTGCTAGTTATAGATCttattgcactttttagtactatttatgggtctcattgtactattcaATTAGCttttaaccttattttctacacttttagcaaaaaatttctagTTTCAACTAAGTAAGTTGTTTTCAAATAGAcctttaatatcacttttcaaaACTTTATTTGTCATTTACAAGTCTCATAAATGAAATCACTCTTGAAGCTCTAGAGAATAGAGACAACTCAGACAAGCCTTGAAGAAGAGATTTCAAATGGTAAGCAAATTAACTTCCATTTCGTCCACCATACTACTGAAACTTGGATTtctactttcttcttttcttcttcttcgtttttttttttggtttttttttccccttacaaATAATTTGGTACTGATCTGAGATTCTGATGTCTTTttctctagttttttttttttttttttttcctaatatatcACTTGGTACTGATCTGATGTCAAGTTTATGTTTGAAATAAGatgaaaaaattcattaaaaaataaaaaataattaaaaataaataaataaaaacctctaTATGTCGGCCGAATCCTTAATTTTGGCCAGTGTTGGTCGAAATTCACAAGAATGGTCGAAACACCTCAAAACTGGTCGAAATTTAATCCAAAGTGAAACAATGGGTATTCTGGTTCCAAATTACATACTGGTATGAGAAACCGTTCCAGGCAGAACATAACTAAATTTATAACATTGTTATTTACCATATAATCTTTAAggttatattttatgcataattttgaactacaaaaactttcaatttaactaatttgttgataacatagctattgatatttaattttctagaaattttgcaagtacggaggatataagaagaaaatgtaatccaacgatggatttatcaaaattcacctctaacaaaaacatattaaataaggttgtaaccttaagctacaatcaattttataactaaattttgtccttatttaAATACAACTCACATAAGCACATaagttacaatcaattttgtagatAAATTTTATCCTTATTTAAATACAACTCACATAAGCACTTGCTTTATTACAAGAAATAGCCAACACAAACATTAAGAattgaacaaaatattttaaacattaGGAACCAATATTAAATTCACCCAAATTAAAAGagtgtaatttgtattttagtaaaagggaaaagaaaattaaaagatctAAAGTCACATATTGTTTTAATCAATACTtagtgataggccaagaatgtattaaccccttgtgataaattaaccaattaatttagtcaagttaattaattaattcaattaatatgCAAATttcatggtagcacaaacaaatcaccaattaactaaagtgcaacggaaattaaattgacacggtgatttgtttacgaatagggaaaacttACATGGCAAAAATCTCATCAGGTGATGTTAATGTTACCACTcctgagaattcactattatcaaaacaagtggttacaagaaaatgaatcccagtaccttatacccacctacagttgaacccttaccccaatacccaattggacttattctgtagtgacaatctctctttttcaatgcaTAGCtctcagtacatgactaaccaatagatgcgcggatcccagtacgcgacttaatcaccaacttgagaaagatgttggctgcaaaattctttagttcatcacacaAAGAAGATCATGAAACTActtgatcacaaaaccctaaggtgtacaaacacagcagcttcttcaaaagaacgatgaactagggcaaattctatcttCGGTCACAACTTGtatgaacacaactttgctttACACTTTCACAATCTTTTACggccctcaaaataatccttatatatgtttagggttgtgagaaaaaaaatactaaacacATACTCATGGATTAAAGTGAAATTAgttctgaaaaactgaatttcataaacctcgagcagatagggtatctatcgagctaaCTGTCAAGTTTCGGGCTTCAGTAGCTTTTTTaaccttgatagatgctagccgtcgagttttaaaatctagcactttctcacttgtttcttggacagacttgcatggttttatcacttgaacttgaaaccttgttcctcgaaacattaaacacatcatagatctaccaaattataagtaaagtgcgttttgtcaaaagattagctaaTTCTAAATTTACATATATTCCTagcatcaaatcacatatgtcctaacacttaGTTATCAAATAAGGGACTTAATGATAAGGCCAATCAagttgcattttctttttttgcattcTATGAagcatcattattattttaaaatacaaacaGTTGAACTAAATCATGACTGATAAGCATCATTATTCATGACAAGTATTGGGGAATAGTTTTTCCTTTTGACTAATGATTTTATAATGTGAGAGTAAATAAATTTCGCTTCTCACTTATGGCTGAAGATTCTATTATGAGGAAGTCTAAAGCAATGTTGTCAATTCTGTACCGTACCGGCCAGTACGGCCGGAATATACCATACCGGCCAACCATCGGGTACGGTTAACCCCTATGTTTCGTACCGGTAAAAATACCAACCATACCGGCCACATACCGACCGTACCAGCAAATACCGGCTGTACCAACCGATATCTGAATATCGGACCGAAACATAAAAAACGcttgttttgttaattttgacatTTTCAAGGGCAAGATCGTAATTTTGTTAAATCCTAATTCTAAAACCCTAGCACTACCCAGTTCCCGCACAGCCCTCTTTcgttctttctttctctctcacgcTCTCTCTCAGCTGCTCTGTTCTCTCACTATCTCGGCCAATCTGTCTCTCACTCTGTCGGTAGCTCCGCTGCTCTGTCTCTCACCCTCCGCTGCTCTGTCTCTCACTCGCCGCTGCTCTGTCTCTCACCCTCTGCTGCTCTGTTTCTCACTCGCCGCTGCTCTGTCTCTCACTCGCCGCTACTCTATCTCTCACTCGCCACCGCTGCTCTGTCTCTCACCCTCCGTTGCTCCGTCTCTCACCCTCCGCTGCTCTATCTCTCACTCTCCACTGCtctgtctctcactctctcagccACTTTCAAGTAACattttgtcttaattttttatgtgtggACTATGGAATTATATTTCATGTGgaatatgataaataaaaacttgattACTGTGTTTATGAATTGATAGCAAAATTGATTATTGTGTTGGTTTTGTGTTCatgaattgatatatattgttgtttcattttgtcttaattttttctGTGTGGAATTATATTTCATGTGgaatatgataaataaaaacttgattACTGTGTTTATAAATTGATAGCAAAATTGATTATTGTGTTGGTTCTGTGTTCatgaattgatatatattgttgtttcattctTGATTTTGGTTAGCTTCAAATATTGGGTTAGTAATTTACAACTTAGTATGACTATTAATAAAAAGGTAACTAGAGTTATTAACAAATAATTGATGGTATATATGCAGTGTGAATTATGACTGAAAATCAGTCAAGTGTAGCATCTGGCCCGGCTGTAAGATCCGAGGATCCAGCATGGGCTTATGGCCGTGCTGTGCCGGACGCAAGAAATAACACCCAGTGtactttttgttgtaaaatgataAGGGGGGGAGGAATTACTAGGCTCAAGTATCATTTAGCTGGAATTCCAGGTGATGTTGAAGCATGTAAAAAAGTATCTGAAGATGTAAAATGGCAAATGAAATAGTTGATTGAAgatttaaagaaaagtaaacagaaaaaagaagaagaatgaataaagaaattGCAAATCCCTATGATGTAGAGGAGGAGAAGGAGGATGATCACCATCATGATGAAGGTAATAATGATAATGAGAGAGGGGGTTCAAAGAGTCATTCATCCGTTAGTAATTATAACaccaagggaaaagaaaaagttggagAAAAGTCAAACATTAAATCCTATTTTGCTCCAAGAACAAAACCTGGTTCTCAACCATCCATAAGGTCTTCTTTGGCCTCAAAGCAAATGGTTGAGAATGCAAGAATGAATTTTGCAAGATGGTGGTACCATGCTAATATACCTTTCCATGCTGCTCACTCTGTGTTTTATCAAGAAGCTTTAGATAGTGTAGCAGCTATTGGGCCTGGTTTTAAGGGACCTTCTTATCATGACTTGAGGGGGCCTttattacaaaaacatgtgggTGAAATGAATGATTATCTCTTAGATGTGAAAAATGATTGGAAAGTTTATGGGTGTTCAATTATGTCAGATGGGTGGACAAATCAAAAGAGAGCTccaatcattaattttttagtgtATTATCCTAGAGGTACCATGTTTCTTAAATCCCTTGATGTGTCAGGCCTAAAAAAGGATGCAGATACATTGCTTAAGTTGTTTGATAAAGTTGTTCAAGAAGTTGGGTCTGAGCACGTTATGCAGTTCATTACAGATAATGATTCTTCTTACAAGTCTGCAGAAAAGAAGCTAATGCAGAAATATGGGACATTCTATTGGTCTCCTTGTGCAGCCCATTGCATTGATTTAATGTTGGAAAATTTTTCTGATAAAAGATATTTTCCTATCATTGATGAAACCATTCAAAAGGCTAAAAAGATTACCAAATTCATATACAACCATGGCAAGATTTTAGCTTTGATGAGAAGCGACTTCACTAATGGTAGGGATTTGATTCGTCCAGCCATCACAAGGTTTGCAACTAAGTTTTTAAGTCTTCAATGCTTGACTAAGTTTAAGAAAGAACTTAGGCAAATGTTTACTTGTGATCAATGGGTCGAATCTCAACATGCTAGAGATGTCATGGGAAAGGAGGTGGCTGCAATTGTTTTGGAAGATAGAGAGTTTTGGTTACAGTGTCAATAAATAGTGAAGATTAGTGAGCCTTTGGTTAGAGTACTACGTCTTGTAGATGGGGATGAAAAACCATCAATGGGATACTTGTATGAGGCAATGGATAAAGCAAAGGAGAATAAAAAAGCAAGGttgaagaataaaatttctacaTATATACCATTTACTAGTGTCATTGATGCTAGATGGGATAAACAACTCCATAGTCCATTGCATGCAGCAGGTTGTTATCTTAACCCTGGAATCTTCTTTAGGCCGTCATTTAAGAAGCAAAAAGATGTTACAAAAGGCCTACTTAGTACCATTACAAGGCTAGTTTCTGATCCTGATGAGCAAGACATTCTTAGTTCTCAAATTGAATCATACAAAAAGT is a genomic window of Quercus lobata isolate SW786 chromosome 2, ValleyOak3.0 Primary Assembly, whole genome shotgun sequence containing:
- the LOC115957924 gene encoding uncharacterized protein LOC115957924; the encoded protein is MNKEIANPYDVEEEKEDDHHHDEGNNDNERGGSKSHSSVSNYNTKGKEKVGEKSNIKSYFAPRTKPGSQPSIRSSLASKQMVENARMNFARWWYHANIPFHAAHSVFYQEALDSVAAIGPGFKGPSYHDLRGPLLQKHVGEMNDYLLDVKNDWKVYGCSIMSDGWTNQKRAPIINFLVYYPRGTMFLKSLDVSGLKKDADTLLKLFDKVVQEVGSEHVMQFITDNDSSYKSAEKKLMQKYGTFYWSPCAAHCIDLMLENFSDKRYFPIIDETIQKAKKITKFIYNHGKILALMRSDFTNGRDLIRPAITRFATKFLSLQCLTKFKKELRQMFTCDQWVESQHARDVMGKEVAAIVLEDREFWLQCQ